Proteins co-encoded in one Bacteroidota bacterium genomic window:
- a CDS encoding YifB family Mg chelatase-like AAA ATPase, translating into MLIKTFGSAVYGVNATTITVEVNTSKGGKFYLVGLPDNAVKESQQRIDAALKNTGYRWPGFRIIVNMAPADIRKEGSSYDLTIAIGILAASRQITCIDFSQYIIMGELSLDGALQPIKGALPIAIQARKEGFKGIILPKQNAREAGIVSDLEVFGVESISEVIDFFEGRAQLQTTSIDTREEFYAQLNNTEFDFSDVKGQENIKRAMEIAAAGGHNVILIGPPGAGKTMLAKRLPTILPPLTILEALETTKIHSVAGKLAKHSALISVRPFRSPHHTISDVALVGGGGVPQPGEISLAHNGVLFLDELPEFKRTVLEVMRQPLEDRTITVSRAKFSVQYPASFMLVASMNPCPCGYYNHPEKECVCGPGVVQKYLNKVSGPLLDRIDIHVEVTPVAFSELTAKRFSEKSESVRERVVRARDLQLKRFEAIEEVHCNAQMSPKMLQRICVISDAGSTLLKKAMERLGLSARAYDRILKVARTIADLAGSEQIETEHLAEAIQYRSLDREGWAG; encoded by the coding sequence ATGTTAATTAAAACCTTTGGAAGTGCAGTGTACGGTGTAAATGCTACTACCATAACCGTGGAAGTAAATACCAGTAAAGGAGGAAAATTTTATTTAGTAGGATTGCCCGATAATGCTGTAAAAGAAAGTCAACAACGCATTGATGCAGCGCTTAAAAATACCGGCTATCGTTGGCCCGGCTTTCGCATAATAGTGAATATGGCTCCTGCCGATATACGTAAGGAAGGTTCAAGCTATGACTTAACTATAGCCATTGGAATACTTGCAGCTTCAAGGCAAATAACCTGCATCGATTTTAGTCAGTACATCATTATGGGCGAACTATCACTCGATGGTGCTTTGCAGCCCATTAAAGGAGCTTTGCCTATTGCAATACAAGCCCGTAAGGAAGGATTTAAAGGTATCATATTACCAAAGCAAAATGCTCGTGAAGCAGGCATTGTAAGCGATTTGGAAGTATTTGGAGTGGAAAGCATCAGTGAAGTCATCGATTTTTTTGAAGGTAGAGCGCAATTGCAAACTACTTCTATTGACACCCGTGAAGAATTTTATGCGCAATTAAACAATACGGAGTTTGATTTTAGTGATGTAAAAGGACAAGAAAATATAAAGCGCGCCATGGAAATTGCTGCTGCCGGAGGACATAATGTTATTTTGATTGGCCCACCGGGCGCCGGAAAAACAATGCTGGCAAAGCGTTTACCAACCATACTTCCGCCATTAACAATACTTGAAGCATTAGAAACAACCAAGATACATTCGGTTGCGGGTAAATTGGCAAAGCATTCGGCTTTAATTTCGGTTCGACCCTTTCGTTCGCCGCATCATACCATTAGCGATGTGGCTTTAGTAGGAGGGGGTGGGGTTCCACAACCGGGTGAAATTTCGTTGGCGCATAATGGAGTTTTGTTTTTGGATGAATTACCGGAGTTTAAACGCACTGTTTTAGAGGTAATGCGACAGCCTCTCGAAGACAGAACCATTACTGTTTCGCGAGCAAAATTTTCGGTACAATATCCTGCGAGTTTTATGTTGGTGGCTTCTATGAATCCTTGTCCTTGCGGGTATTACAACCATCCCGAAAAAGAATGTGTTTGTGGCCCCGGAGTGGTGCAAAAATATTTGAATAAAGTTTCAGGTCCCTTGTTAGATAGGATTGATATTCATGTAGAAGTAACTCCGGTTGCTTTTTCGGAACTAACTGCGAAACGTTTTTCGGAGAAAAGTGAAAGTGTTCGCGAGCGTGTTGTTCGTGCCCGCGATTTGCAGTTGAAGCGTTTTGAGGCTATAGAAGAGGTACATTGCAATGCGCAGATGTCGCCCAAAATGTTGCAACGTATCTGTGTCATTAGCGATGCAGGTTCAACACTTTTAAAAAAAGCAATGGAGCGATTGGGATTGTCGGCCAGAGCTTATGATAGAATATTAAAAGTAGCACGCACAATAGCTGATTTAGCAGGTAGTGAGCAAATTGAAACTGAGCATTTGGCGGAGGCAATTCAGTATAGAAGTTTGGATAGGGAAGGTTGGGCTGGGTGA
- a CDS encoding T9SS type A sorting domain-containing protein → MKKLYIGSFLLLFAFTNQATFSQSITASGINPVIGDVFTYKTTAFFNAGSSGSGQTWSFPSLTGTTETLTAVSVASTPFASSFPTATLAEKQGNGSAYLFYANTSSAQVTRGYAAGSIQIVYSNPEEMLHFPFSFGNSYTDYFLATFNSGGSNYTRRGSTTVTADATGTLTTPAGTFSNVLRVRIFQDYQDSTNISGSSIIINYTNTEYFWYKDGYHYPLATSYTFVSSGSPSSGGSYFIPSTIGIDENSEFESNIRIFPNPAKSELTVSLNMETPKTLHVSLMNLLGEKVLEIESDPIAGSEKVVRMQLDNLSSGIYIANVSSGDLTTTRKIVVE, encoded by the coding sequence ATGAAAAAACTCTACATCGGCTCATTTCTTCTATTATTCGCTTTTACAAATCAAGCAACTTTTTCGCAGAGCATTACAGCAAGCGGAATTAATCCTGTGATAGGTGATGTTTTCACTTATAAAACTACTGCATTTTTTAATGCAGGTTCAAGTGGCAGTGGTCAAACCTGGAGTTTTCCTAGCCTCACTGGAACAACTGAAACTTTAACTGCTGTAAGTGTTGCCTCAACACCTTTTGCCTCTAGCTTTCCAACGGCCACCCTTGCCGAAAAACAAGGAAATGGATCTGCCTATCTTTTTTATGCAAATACCTCATCAGCACAAGTAACTCGAGGTTATGCTGCAGGTAGTATTCAAATTGTATATTCCAATCCTGAAGAAATGCTCCATTTCCCTTTTAGTTTTGGAAATTCCTATACGGATTATTTTCTTGCAACCTTTAACAGTGGCGGCTCTAATTATACTCGTAGAGGAAGTACCACTGTAACGGCTGATGCAACAGGTACACTTACAACACCCGCAGGAACATTTTCGAATGTACTTCGTGTTCGTATTTTTCAAGACTATCAAGATTCAACAAACATAAGTGGTAGCTCAATTATTATTAACTATACTAATACTGAATACTTCTGGTATAAAGATGGTTATCATTATCCCTTAGCAACTTCCTACACCTTTGTCAGCAGCGGTTCGCCAAGCTCCGGTGGTAGCTATTTTATTCCCTCAACTATTGGTATAGATGAAAACAGTGAGTTCGAAAGCAACATTCGTATTTTCCCCAATCCTGCTAAGTCAGAATTAACGGTTTCATTAAACATGGAAACACCCAAGACGCTTCATGTAAGCTTGATGAACCTTTTGGGCGAAAAAGTGCTTGAGATAGAATCGGACCCAATTGCAGGAAGTGAAAAGGTTGTTAGAATGCAGCTCGATAACTTGAGCAGCGGCATTTATATAGCGAATGTAAGTAGCGGAGATTTAACAACCACACGAAAAATAGTTGTTGAATAA
- a CDS encoding T9SS type A sorting domain-containing protein, translated as MKKLLLTFTFCLTTLNFIFAQFNVLNASFQPTGVSNTGLVVGYEMQGGPYKIWNPDSSSILNIGGLAPGLGIGGQAHFSDSGTYISGTSFGILGAEMSRYSVATNQWSVVGSLGFDVDSTVSGGFGISGDGNTVVGLTWADTTGGLAYAHAAAWNQTNGFKDLGSLYDSIAKSTRANAASYDGSVVVGWQDFNGPWKSAVWRKDSLGNYSKNSYLLVSNAGSATDEFNQLGECSTVSPNGVWIGGYGDYANNGEPWIWSNATGLINLGTMPNGSSGFVSGVNDSGTVAVGWFDGQFFGDPQIPFIWTAANGLQELNAYINSTLGLTTAPYVVYAANCLSTNGKYIAGYGIDTVNFVFFTYRLSTSAPLKIKEVSETIDFSVYPNPFTHSATLDFATDEWHNVKVMDVFGKEIKSFIITGKKGIIEKRDIPLGIYILQVSDRNKNQTNKKISIQ; from the coding sequence ATGAAAAAACTATTACTCACTTTTACTTTTTGTCTAACAACACTTAATTTTATTTTCGCTCAATTTAATGTGCTTAATGCATCCTTTCAACCCACCGGTGTTTCAAATACCGGACTTGTTGTAGGATATGAAATGCAAGGCGGTCCTTATAAAATTTGGAATCCTGATTCAAGTTCAATACTGAATATTGGAGGATTAGCACCTGGATTAGGGATAGGAGGTCAGGCGCATTTTTCAGATAGCGGAACTTATATTTCTGGAACCAGCTTTGGCATTTTAGGTGCTGAAATGTCTCGCTATTCAGTCGCTACAAATCAATGGTCGGTTGTTGGAAGTTTAGGTTTTGATGTGGATAGCACTGTTAGTGGTGGTTTTGGAATTTCAGGTGATGGTAATACTGTGGTGGGTTTAACTTGGGCCGATACAACCGGTGGATTAGCTTATGCACATGCAGCTGCTTGGAATCAAACAAATGGATTTAAAGATTTAGGAAGTCTTTACGATAGCATCGCTAAAAGCACACGTGCAAATGCAGCAAGTTACGATGGAAGTGTGGTAGTTGGTTGGCAAGACTTTAATGGACCGTGGAAATCGGCGGTATGGCGCAAGGATAGCCTCGGTAACTATTCAAAAAATTCATATTTGCTAGTAAGTAATGCCGGAAGTGCAACAGATGAGTTCAATCAATTGGGCGAATGCAGTACTGTTTCACCAAATGGTGTTTGGATTGGCGGATATGGTGATTATGCCAATAATGGTGAGCCTTGGATTTGGAGCAATGCAACCGGCTTGATAAACTTAGGAACCATGCCGAATGGTTCATCCGGATTTGTATCTGGTGTGAACGATAGTGGCACGGTTGCAGTTGGCTGGTTTGATGGACAATTTTTTGGTGATCCTCAAATTCCATTTATTTGGACCGCCGCAAACGGATTGCAAGAATTGAATGCATACATTAATTCTACCTTGGGTTTAACTACAGCACCTTATGTGGTGTATGCTGCTAACTGTTTGTCAACTAATGGAAAGTATATAGCCGGATATGGAATTGACACTGTCAACTTTGTGTTTTTTACTTACCGATTGAGTACTTCAGCTCCTTTGAAGATAAAGGAAGTAAGCGAAACTATTGACTTTTCAGTTTATCCAAATCCGTTTACACATAGCGCTACTCTCGATTTTGCTACCGACGAATGGCACAATGTGAAAGTTATGGATGTATTTGGTAAAGAAATAAAATCGTTCATTATTACTGGTAAAAAAGGTATAATTGAGAAGCGAGATATTCCTTTAGGCATATACATTTTACAAGTAAGCGATAGAAACAAAAATCAAACGAATAAAAAAATAAGTATTCAATAA
- a CDS encoding DUF4397 domain-containing protein → MKTPINYLLAGCLSLGFFASYGQAEIQIIHNAADPAAAVVDIYVDGNLALNDFAFRTATPFITLASGIPINIGVAAGNSTSVNDTLKNFEVTLTAGQRYIAVANGVLNPSNFAVNPDSVATRFTLFVQDNIRNMGMIPGNTDFVAIHGASDAPTVDVIARNVGTLVDNAAYSAITPYITVPAASYTLDVTLAAGTPIVASYTADLSTLGGGSAVVFASGFLAPAANQNGPAFGLFAALANGTVITLPKVSLARLQVIHNAADPAAASVDVYVNDSLLLNDFAFRTATPYIDVPAGVLLNIGVAAGNSTSVNDTLKNFQVTLANGGSYLAVANGVLNPANFALNPDGASTAFTLFLQDQMRESATTNAVDFRAIHGASDAPTVDVIARNVGTLVDNAAYSAITPYITVPAASYTLDVTLAAGSPIVASYTADLSTLGGGSAVVFASGFLAPAANQNGPAFGLFAALANGTVITLPKVSLARLQVIHNAADPAAASVDVYVNDSLLLNDFAFRTATPYIDVPAGVLLNIGVAAGNSTSVNDTLKNFQVTLANGGSYLAVANGVLNPANFALNPDGASTAFTLFLQDQMRESATTNAVDFRAIHGASDAPTVDVIARNVGTLVDNAAYSAITPYITVPAASYTIDVTLAAGSPIVASYTADLSTLGGGSAVVFASGFLAPAANQNGPAFGLFAALANGTVITLPKVSLARLQVIHNAADPAAVSVDVYVNDSLLLNDFAFRTATPYIDVPAGVLLNIGVAAGNSTSVNDTLKNFQVTLANGGSYLAVANGVLNPANFALNPDGASTAFTLFLQDQMRESATTNDVDFRVIHGASDAPTVDVLAGTGNLVNDAAYNNITPYISVPASSYTLNITPGNNNSVIVASFDANLSTLGGKSAIILASGFLTPAANQNGAAFGLLAVLADGTAFLLSNVTGIEENSTTSNLSLFPNPINDQFNLNFELSKSADVICTIRTIDGKVINSSVYNNLNSGVQKLNFDASAFTAGIYFMELNDGTSSRMIKLVKSE, encoded by the coding sequence ATGAAAACACCAATTAATTACTTACTCGCTGGCTGCTTAAGCCTTGGATTTTTTGCCTCCTACGGGCAAGCCGAAATTCAAATTATTCACAATGCAGCTGACCCCGCTGCTGCTGTGGTAGATATTTATGTAGACGGAAACCTGGCATTAAATGATTTTGCCTTTAGAACAGCCACTCCGTTTATTACCTTAGCCTCTGGAATACCTATTAATATTGGCGTTGCAGCAGGGAACAGTACTTCTGTGAACGACACATTAAAAAACTTTGAAGTAACTTTAACTGCAGGTCAACGCTATATTGCAGTAGCAAACGGGGTTTTAAACCCAAGCAACTTTGCAGTCAATCCCGACAGCGTTGCAACTCGATTTACCCTGTTCGTACAGGATAATATCCGCAATATGGGAATGATACCGGGAAATACAGATTTTGTTGCCATACACGGTGCCAGCGATGCTCCCACTGTAGATGTAATTGCAAGAAACGTTGGAACTTTGGTAGACAATGCCGCTTATTCTGCGATTACTCCCTACATTACAGTACCTGCTGCAAGTTATACTTTAGATGTTACACTTGCTGCCGGAACTCCGATTGTTGCTTCCTATACTGCTGATTTATCTACCTTAGGTGGTGGATCTGCTGTTGTTTTTGCATCCGGATTTTTAGCTCCTGCTGCCAATCAAAATGGTCCTGCATTTGGCTTATTTGCTGCATTGGCGAATGGAACAGTTATTACTTTACCTAAAGTAAGTTTAGCACGTCTTCAAGTAATTCACAACGCTGCCGACCCTGCTGCTGCAAGTGTGGATGTATATGTGAATGACTCTTTGTTGTTAAATGATTTTGCTTTCAGAACTGCTACTCCTTATATTGATGTGCCGGCTGGCGTGCTTTTAAACATTGGAGTTGCCGCAGGAAATAGTACTTCTGTTAACGATACATTAAAAAACTTCCAAGTTACTTTAGCGAATGGAGGAAGCTATCTTGCTGTTGCAAATGGAGTGCTAAACCCGGCTAACTTCGCGCTTAATCCGGATGGTGCTTCTACTGCATTTACTTTGTTCTTACAAGATCAAATGAGAGAAAGTGCCACCACTAACGCTGTTGATTTTAGAGCAATTCACGGTGCCAGCGATGCTCCCACTGTAGATGTAATTGCAAGAAATGTTGGAACTTTGGTAGACAATGCCGCTTATTCTGCGATTACTCCCTACATTACAGTGCCTGCTGCAAGTTATACTTTAGATGTTACACTTGCTGCCGGATCTCCGATTGTAGCTTCCTACACTGCCGATTTATCAACCTTGGGTGGTGGATCTGCTGTTGTTTTTGCATCCGGATTCTTAGCTCCTGCTGCCAATCAAAATGGTCCTGCATTTGGCTTGTTTGCTGCATTGGCGAATGGAACAGTTATTACTTTACCTAAAGTAAGTTTAGCACGACTTCAAGTAATTCACAACGCTGCCGACCCTGCTGCTGCAAGTGTAGATGTATATGTGAACGACTCATTGTTGTTAAATGATTTTGCTTTCAGAACTGCTACTCCTTATATTGATGTGCCGGCTGGCGTGCTTTTAAACATTGGGGTTGCTGCAGGAAATAGTACTTCTGTTAACGATACCTTAAAAAATTTCCAAGTTACTTTAGCGAATGGAGGAAGCTATCTTGCTGTTGCAAATGGAGTGTTAAACCCGGCTAACTTCGCGCTTAATCCGGATGGTGCTTCTACTGCATTTACTTTGTTCTTACAAGATCAAATGAGAGAAAGTGCCACCACTAACGCTGTTGATTTTAGAGCGATACACGGTGCCAGTGATGCGCCCACAGTAGATGTAATTGCAAGAAATGTTGGAACTTTGGTAGACAATGCCGCTTACTCTGCAATTACTCCCTACATTACTGTACCTGCAGCAAGTTATACTATAGATGTTACACTTGCTGCCGGATCTCCGATTGTTGCTTCTTATACTGCTGATTTATCTACCTTGGGTGGTGGATCTGCTGTTGTTTTTGCTTCCGGATTTTTAGCTCCTGCTGCCAATCAAAATGGTCCTGCATTTGGCTTATTTGCAGCATTGGCGAATGGTACAGTTATTACTTTACCTAAAGTAAGTTTAGCACGACTTCAAGTAATTCACAACGCTGCCGATCCTGCTGCTGTAAGTGTGGATGTATATGTGAACGACTCCTTGTTGTTAAATGATTTTGCTTTCAGAACTGCTACTCCTTATATTGATGTGCCGGCTGGCGTGCTTTTAAACATTGGGGTTGCTGCAGGAAATAGTACTTCTGTTAACGATACATTAAAAAATTTCCAAGTTACTTTAGCGAATGGAGGAAGCTATCTTGCTGTTGCAAATGGAGTGCTAAACCCGGCTAACTTCGCGCTTAATCCGGATGGTGCTTCTACTGCATTTACTTTGTTCTTACAAGATCAAATGAGAGAAAGTGCCACCACTAACGATGTTGATTTTAGAGTTATTCACGGAGCAAGTGATGCGCCAACTGTGGATGTTTTAGCTGGAACAGGTAATTTAGTGAATGATGCAGCTTACAACAATATTACACCTTACATTTCTGTGCCGGCATCTTCGTATACTTTAAACATAACACCGGGAAACAACAACAGTGTTATAGTAGCAAGCTTTGATGCTAACTTGAGTACTTTAGGAGGTAAATCTGCCATAATTTTAGCTTCTGGATTCTTAACTCCTGCTGCAAATCAAAATGGTGCTGCTTTTGGGTTATTAGCAGTATTAGCTGATGGAACCGCATTTTTATTGAGCAATGTTACCGGTATTGAAGAAAATTCTACGACTTCCAACCTATCACTATTTCCAAATCCTATTAATGACCAGTTTAATTTAAACTTTGAATTAAGCAAGTCGGCTGATGTAATTTGTACCATCAGAACTATTGATGGGAAAGTAATAAACTCAAGTGTTTATAATAACTTGAACAGTGGAGTTCAAAAATTAAATTTTGATGCCAGTGCATTTACTGCCGGAATTTATTTTATGGAATTAAATGATGGCACTAGCTCACGAATGATCAAACTAGTAAAATCAGAATAA
- a CDS encoding LysE family transporter, whose translation MFSAFFNGILLGLLLSILIGPVFFMLIKTSINDGFRDAMFLEAGIFLSDIFCIGLSYFGLAQLFVQPRYEKIILLVGGIILLIFGITTYLSKKQMSDPDAPAKKTPVHQLMLKGFFFNLTNPSVILFWIGAVGLTVTQYKNNSLDVGIYFFGTLLTVTIIDVLKALLAVKIKRLLTPSLFVKITKLSGLAIIAFGGVILFKALFYSR comes from the coding sequence ATGTTTTCTGCTTTTTTTAATGGAATACTCCTTGGGCTTTTACTCAGCATTTTAATTGGTCCGGTTTTTTTTATGCTCATAAAAACCAGTATTAATGATGGTTTTAGAGATGCCATGTTTTTGGAAGCGGGCATTTTTTTGAGCGACATTTTTTGCATTGGCCTTTCTTATTTTGGGCTTGCGCAATTGTTCGTACAACCGCGTTATGAAAAAATCATCTTACTTGTTGGTGGAATAATATTGCTCATTTTTGGTATCACCACGTATTTAAGTAAAAAGCAAATGTCCGATCCGGATGCTCCAGCTAAAAAAACTCCGGTTCACCAATTGATGTTAAAAGGCTTTTTTTTTAACCTGACTAACCCATCGGTGATTTTATTTTGGATTGGAGCTGTTGGTTTAACCGTTACCCAATACAAAAACAATTCGTTGGATGTAGGAATCTATTTTTTTGGAACTCTATTAACTGTTACCATCATTGATGTGCTAAAAGCGTTGTTAGCTGTAAAAATTAAGCGATTGCTTACGCCTTCCCTATTTGTCAAAATAACTAAATTATCAGGGCTTGCGATAATTGCTTTTGGTGGTGTTATTTTATTTAAGGCTTTGTTTTACTCAAGGTGA
- a CDS encoding GH3 auxin-responsive promoter family protein, giving the protein MAILGPLFQRIVDLQKTMPKVRKRKNPATIQKNTLKKLLWKAQNTSFGKQYNFGDIYFSNDPIKIFQNNIPVFDYNKIYEAWWHRSLKGEPDVCWPGKTKYFALSSGTSEAASKHIPITSDILRSIKRTSIRQILSLANYDILVDVLGKGFLAVGGSTNLRFKGTYFEGDLSGITARTVPFWFQQFNKPGMAINMERDWEVKIDKIVENAKNWDIGFIAGVPAWVQIVIEKVIERYNAKTIHDVWPNLHVFVHGGVSLEPYRKSFEKYFAYPIIYIDTYLASEGFIAFQTRPKTHSMQLNLNNGIFFEFVPFNDKNFDADGAMVEHPETLTIEEIEEEKEYALLMSTNAGAWRYLIGDTIKFTSKLRSEILITGRTKHFLSLCGEHLSVDNMNHAIAKIADEFNLVINEYTVAGINYEGRFAHHWYLGVNKTTDNEKLRLRLDELLCEINDDYAVERKAALKEIFVDVLPIEVFKDWMRAKGKLGGSHKFPRVIKKAQLEEWQNFIQQQSTK; this is encoded by the coding sequence ATGGCTATTTTAGGCCCTCTTTTTCAGCGAATAGTAGACTTGCAGAAAACCATGCCCAAGGTACGGAAACGCAAGAACCCGGCTACTATACAAAAGAACACGCTTAAAAAATTACTGTGGAAAGCGCAAAATACAAGCTTTGGAAAACAGTACAATTTTGGGGATATTTATTTTTCGAACGACCCCATTAAAATATTTCAAAATAACATACCGGTTTTTGATTACAATAAAATTTACGAAGCATGGTGGCATCGCAGTTTAAAAGGCGAACCGGATGTTTGTTGGCCGGGTAAAACAAAATATTTTGCTTTAAGTTCAGGCACATCAGAAGCTGCCAGTAAGCACATTCCAATTACATCAGATATATTACGTTCGATTAAACGAACTAGTATTCGTCAAATATTATCTTTAGCCAATTACGATATTTTAGTTGATGTACTGGGCAAAGGTTTTTTAGCAGTTGGAGGCAGTACGAACTTACGCTTTAAAGGTACCTATTTTGAAGGCGACTTGTCGGGAATTACTGCACGCACGGTTCCCTTTTGGTTTCAGCAATTTAATAAGCCTGGTATGGCCATCAACATGGAGCGCGACTGGGAAGTAAAAATTGATAAAATTGTTGAGAATGCGAAAAACTGGGACATTGGTTTTATTGCCGGTGTACCTGCTTGGGTGCAAATTGTAATTGAAAAAGTAATTGAACGCTACAATGCGAAAACCATACACGATGTATGGCCTAATTTGCATGTATTTGTGCATGGTGGAGTTTCGCTTGAACCCTATCGTAAAAGTTTTGAAAAATATTTTGCATATCCCATCATTTATATTGATACTTATTTAGCATCGGAAGGATTTATTGCTTTTCAAACTCGACCGAAAACACATTCGATGCAGCTTAATTTGAACAACGGAATATTTTTTGAATTTGTTCCTTTTAATGATAAAAATTTTGATGCCGATGGAGCCATGGTGGAGCATCCTGAAACATTGACAATTGAGGAGATTGAAGAAGAAAAAGAATATGCTTTATTAATGAGCACCAACGCCGGGGCATGGCGCTATTTAATTGGCGATACTATAAAATTTACTTCTAAGTTGCGCAGCGAAATTTTAATTACCGGTAGAACGAAACATTTTTTGAGTTTGTGCGGAGAACATCTTTCGGTAGATAATATGAACCATGCCATTGCAAAAATTGCGGATGAATTTAATTTGGTAATCAATGAATACACTGTTGCCGGAATTAATTACGAAGGTCGATTTGCACATCACTGGTATTTGGGGGTTAATAAGACAACTGACAATGAAAAATTGCGTTTGCGCCTCGATGAATTGTTGTGTGAAATAAACGACGATTATGCTGTTGAACGTAAAGCTGCCTTAAAAGAAATTTTTGTGGATGTGCTGCCTATTGAAGTGTTTAAAGATTGGATGCGCGCAAAAGGGAAGCTTGGAGGTTCACACAAATTTCCGCGTGTTATAAAAAAAGCGCAACTCGAAGAATGGCAAAATTTTATTCAACAGCAATCTACTAAGTAG
- a CDS encoding rRNA pseudouridine synthase, which produces MSKEFNRNKNNDRPTKSPYRGNTNRSAANNTSSSNQQKGFRAADKPVDESRPVRKSYSEESKPTRSYGETNKGSEKPFKPSKFESKAGNKNNFAKSGKTWDNERPVKKYSDRPASDDQQTKPDAYKGKANSWFKKSNDLNSESTNSSDRAVRKNWDSGRPVQKYDNKGSKYSPENFRKSKDRFTENENPKPKRARISTAKKAPAEESDLQFGSVRLNKYIANAGICSRREADVLIETGAITVNGKIVSELGYKVSATDIVAYGGQGIRREKNVYLLLNKPKDYITTADDPLERKTVMHLIKGACKERVYPVGRLDRNSTGLLILTNDGELTKKLTHPRYEKKKIYHIELDRPLKKEDMHKILEGVELEDGMVHVDEISYVTGASSKKEVGIELHSGKNRVIRRIFEHLNYEVKKLDRVFFAGLSKKDLPRGKWRFLTDREVAMLNAR; this is translated from the coding sequence ATGTCAAAAGAGTTTAACCGAAATAAAAACAACGATCGGCCCACCAAAAGTCCTTACCGAGGAAACACCAATCGTTCAGCAGCAAACAACACTTCTTCATCGAACCAACAAAAAGGATTTCGAGCAGCTGATAAACCGGTTGATGAATCGCGTCCTGTGCGTAAATCCTATAGCGAGGAAAGTAAACCTACGAGAAGCTACGGTGAAACAAACAAGGGTTCTGAAAAACCATTTAAGCCTTCGAAATTTGAATCGAAAGCAGGCAATAAAAATAATTTTGCAAAAAGCGGTAAAACTTGGGACAACGAAAGGCCAGTAAAAAAATACTCTGATAGACCTGCATCGGATGACCAACAAACAAAACCAGATGCTTATAAAGGAAAGGCAAACAGTTGGTTTAAGAAATCAAACGATTTAAACAGCGAATCAACTAATTCAAGCGATAGAGCTGTTCGAAAAAATTGGGATAGTGGCCGCCCGGTTCAAAAATACGATAACAAAGGATCAAAATATTCGCCCGAAAATTTCAGAAAATCAAAAGATCGATTTACTGAAAATGAAAACCCCAAACCCAAGAGGGCTAGGATAAGTACCGCAAAAAAAGCACCTGCCGAAGAAAGTGATTTGCAATTCGGAAGTGTACGTTTAAATAAATACATCGCCAATGCAGGAATTTGTTCGCGCCGTGAAGCCGATGTATTAATTGAAACCGGTGCTATTACGGTAAACGGAAAAATTGTGAGTGAGTTAGGGTACAAAGTAAGTGCAACCGATATTGTAGCGTATGGAGGACAAGGAATTCGCCGCGAAAAAAATGTATACCTCCTACTCAATAAACCCAAAGACTATATTACCACAGCCGATGATCCGTTAGAACGTAAAACTGTGATGCACCTAATTAAAGGCGCTTGCAAGGAACGCGTATACCCGGTAGGCCGTTTAGATAGAAATTCGACAGGTTTATTAATTTTAACCAACGATGGAGAGCTCACTAAAAAGCTTACGCATCCGCGTTACGAGAAAAAGAAAATTTACCACATTGAATTGGATCGTCCTTTAAAAAAGGAGGACATGCATAAAATTTTGGAAGGGGTTGAATTAGAAGATGGAATGGTGCATGTGGACGAAATAAGTTATGTAACCGGAGCTAGCAGTAAAAAAGAAGTTGGAATTGAATTGCACTCAGGCAAAAACAGAGTAATTCGACGTATTTTTGAACACTTGAATTATGAAGTAAAAAAATTGGATCGGGTATTTTTTGCCGGATTATCCAAAAAGGATTTACCAAGAGGAAAATGGCGCTTTTTAACCGATAGAGAAGTAGCTATGCTAAATGCACGTTAA
- a CDS encoding YraN family protein: MAIHNDTGKFGELKAVEYLLSKGYKILDTNWRYEKSELDIVCEYNEFIVVLEVKTRSSTYFGSPADFVGAAKQQKIIEGAEAYLEVKNLDRELRFDILEVVLSNNTLTINHIEAAFNDGM; encoded by the coding sequence ATGGCAATTCATAATGATACAGGCAAATTCGGTGAATTAAAAGCAGTTGAATACTTACTTTCCAAGGGATACAAAATTCTAGATACTAATTGGCGGTATGAAAAAAGTGAACTTGATATTGTTTGCGAATACAATGAGTTTATAGTTGTACTAGAAGTTAAAACACGCAGCTCAACCTACTTTGGTAGTCCTGCCGATTTCGTTGGTGCTGCTAAACAGCAAAAAATTATTGAAGGAGCTGAAGCCTATCTAGAAGTAAAAAATTTAGACCGCGAATTACGTTTCGACATACTGGAAGTAGTACTCAGCAATAATACACTAACTATCAATCATATTGAAGCAGCATTTAACGATGGAATGTAA